A stretch of Lathyrus oleraceus cultivar Zhongwan6 chromosome 6, CAAS_Psat_ZW6_1.0, whole genome shotgun sequence DNA encodes these proteins:
- the LOC127096334 gene encoding uncharacterized protein LOC127096334, whose amino-acid sequence MTLIEYGIQYVTQKAIKGSVLSDYLAHQPVEDYHPMRFDFPDEDIMFVRDWGVLEPERGPEPGSRWTIVFDGASNSQGNGIGAIITSSIGFHLPFTARLCFDCTNNMDEYEACIFGLEATIDLKIKILEVYGDSALVIIQIRGDWEVRDPKLIPYKEHVSKLIPYFDEVTFHHIPRAENQLVDDLATLASMFKVKWKNEAPSFQLDYLDEPAYCLAAEEESDGHPWFHDIKKYLEKQEYLEDASITDKKYLRKLSTKFFLNGEGLYKRNYDLVLLRCVDRHEDDRVIMEIHEGSFGTHASGHTKVKKILRAGYYWMTMEIDCHRHVQTCHKCQIYADKIHVPPVPLNVLTSPWSFAMWGIDIIGCIEPTASNGHRFILVAIDYFTKWMEAVSYANVTKQVVARFLKKEIICRYGIPNKIITDNGYNLNNKMMK is encoded by the coding sequence ATGACGTTAATAGAGTATGGCATTCAATACGTCacacaaaaagccatcaaaggtagtgtattgtctgattacctggCTCATCAACCGGTGGAGGACTACCATCCTATGCGCTTTGACTTTCCGGACGAGGACATCATGTTTGTCAGAGATTGGGGTGTTCTAGAACCAGAAAGGGGACCAGAACCAGGATCGCGATGGACGATCGTGTTCGATGGAGCCTCTAATTCTCAAGGAAATGGAATAGGGGCAATCATCACCTCCTCAATTGGGTTTCATCTCCCTTTCACTGCAAGACTATGTTTCgactgcaccaacaatatggATGAATACGAAGCATGTATCTTCGGTTTGGAAGCGACTATTGACTTAAAGATCAAGATCTTAGAAGTCTATGGAGATTCCGCGTTGGTAATCATCCAAATCAGAGGAGATTGGGAAGTTCGTGATCCCAAGTTGATCCCCTATAAAGAACATGTCTCGAAGTTGATCCCGTATTTTGATGAAGTTACATTCCATCATATTCCCCGAGCGGAAAATCAATTGGTCGATGATTTGGCCACCTTGGCTTCCATGTTTAAggtcaaatggaagaatgaagcacctTCTTTCCAACTTGATTACTTGGATGAGCCAGCGTACTGTTTAGCGGCTGAAGAGGAATCAGACGGTCACCCCTGGTTCCACGACATCAAAAAGTATCTAGAGAAGCAAGAGTATCTAGAGGATGCATCCATTACGGACAAGAAGTACCTTCGAAAGCTCTCGACAAAGTTCTTCTTAAACGGAGAAGGGTTGTACAAGAGAAATTACGACTtggtcctgctcagatgcgtggatagacacgaagacGACCGGGTGATAATGGAAATACATGAAGGATCCTTCGGTACGCATGCCAGTGGGCACACCAAGGTGAAAAAGATCTTaagggcaggttattactggatgacgATGGAGATCGATTGTCATCGTCACGTCCAGAcatgccataaatgccagatttatgcagACAAGATCCATGTGCCACCGGTTCCGCTCAATGTCTTGACATCACCATGGtcgttcgccatgtggggcatcgacataATTGGGTGTATTGAGCCAACTGCCTCGAAcgggcatcgcttcatccttgtggccatcgactacttcaccaaatggatgGAGGCAGTCTCGTATGCAAATGTCACGAAGCAAGTGGTGGCTCGCTTCTTGAAGAAGGAAATCATATGTCGGTATGGAATCCCTAATAAGATCATCACGGACAATGGGTACAAcctcaacaacaagatgatgaaatAA